One region of Drosophila subobscura isolate 14011-0131.10 chromosome J, UCBerk_Dsub_1.0, whole genome shotgun sequence genomic DNA includes:
- the LOC117894320 gene encoding transcription factor SPT20 homolog isoform X6, translating into MQSLDSSCQEADFIINDTLKKLKGSNNSDHAPGLAHAVVHGTGVLQQQFVQYQPASSPSHQLQSQQTQSYHHLHTALQQQQQSSPAVTVGFPTSSKSYLETSLLQAIPQIPAQPPICIFDDDDSPPDGGGAAIGGSLGILTEPTSATPTGLPTAIAPSPSSCSSSTTTLSNFNSITSPSPVVPDLLLSTPPGVNSSLSNNSTAAAATTTATTTTASKKPEKRPASANSSSSSGGHHLHHHHLHNQSHNHHGGVHGASPTSSPSKRQKSNSNSTSKECSSSSRSSALSSAPSSSSSSSTARAGAGAASNNNNSTSSSSKGSSVCPPGSTKFFNLHEKIKDLYMQLLSNDINYFAETGLKQRTRSFTLERLVEREKLNTIVVNLYPGNKGYSLALHYDEHVMLNPQTNEWSVSDRDEAASEGAGGHRSRTKSSAMDESQAKAESSTAKHEYGLVEVLRWPYENDLLLQCIDREILPEFLMDLLCAETVSLSDGGEGTRIYAKPSVFYAGCLIAQIRDFRQTFATSTNICDMKHILLRPTNATLFAEVQQIGSQLQAEDKLALESQLVLATAEPLCLEPDPSIGRQAINAQHQRQLFNSHELRRQMKKFTQTAINRKRKLDQFTHHHGLELCDYLSRLRQRPRTGSSSAGGNPTPATAPTNNPLVGAMLSSFTSKVPRRPHEVIRPIRPPCLEYPANLKVPEHVISVEKYAKTFEPLNEFSEACKDGCQPNCRHNFQPQLIEEYVLETEREANEGRRALYHIKLSIYQRPSDAEYLGELYVDRDFREGERNGESCRFALGTRVHANRYIQQFREIFTEEGRKAVKITHLIPGHVPIVTHTGLTNEQRLLLQQQQQQQQQQRQAQLQQQQQQQQQQQQHVVVVGNTQQQQQQHQQQQPQQQHQQQQQPQQLSATVHHVPLPRQQITQKTLNLQSGNIINVQQNIRQQPQQQQQQPQQQPQTYTVEGAQQQQATTQQIVPQQQQQQHIQLQQLATGSSNSATTTHQVSLSNGSLVLVQQQTQQPQQQQQQQQQQLTQALQHSGITIQPASIQQQQQQQQQQQQQLQLQQQHRILNQQSTATVSSQTLPSPSQVQVPQQQQMQHIQIAGRATTATGGISQRTLTALAAAKQQQQQQAAVNRRRSTTDATK; encoded by the exons ATGCAAAGCCTGGACTCATCGTGCCAAGAAGCCGAC TTTATTATAAATGACACGCTGAAGAAGTTGAAGGGCTCCAACAACTCTGACCATGCCCCTGGACTAGCTCATGCCGTGGTCCACGGCACGGGcgttctccagcagcagtttgTCCAGTACCAGCCAGCTTCCTCCCCCAGTCAccagctgcagtcgcagcaAACGCAGTCCTACCATCACCTCCACACGGcgctccagcaacagcagcagtcgtccCCAGCCGTCACTGTTGGCTTCCCGACGAGCAGTAAATCGTATCTGGAGACCAGCCTGTTGCAAGCCATACCACAGATTCCTGCCCAACCGCCCATCTGCATCTTCGATGACGATGATTCGCCTCCCGATGGTGGAGGGGCCGCTATTGGGGGCTCCCTGGGCATACTCACTGAGCCGACATCGGCCACGCCCACCGGCCTGCCCACAGCGATTGCCCCGTCGCCGTCATCATGCTCATCCTCGACAACGACGCTGTCGAATTTCAACTCAATCACATCGCCCTCGCCCGTAGTTCCGGACTTGTTGTTGTCCACGCCGCCAGGCGTCAACTCCAGCCTAAGCAATAACTCGACTGCCGCAGCTgcaacgacgacggcgacgacgacgacggccaGCAAGAAACCAGAGAAGCGGCCCGCCTCTGCCAATTCAAGCTCCTCCTCTGGGGGCCATCACCTGCACCACCATCACCTACACAATCAGTCACACAATCACCACGGGGGTGTACATGGCGCCTCGCCCACGTCGTCGCCCAGCAAGAGGCAAAagtccaacagcaacagcaccagcaaggAGTGCAGCTCCTCTAGTCGCAGCTCAGCTTTATCCTCAGCCccatcctcctcgtcgtcgtcgtctacAGCGCGCGCTGGCGCCGGCGCTgcctccaacaacaacaatagcaccTCGTCCTCGTCGAAGGGCTCCTCGGTGTGCCCACCGGGCAGCACGAAGTTCTTTAATCTCCACGAGAAAATCAAGGATCTGTACATGCAGCTGCTAAGCAACGACATTAACTACTTTGCCGAGACAGGG CTTAAGCAGCGCACGCGATCGTTCACACTGGAGCGGCTGGTGGAGCGGGAGAAACTCAACACGATCGTGGTGAACCTCTATCCTGGCAACAAGGGATACTCGCTGGCCCTGCACTACGATGAGCATGTGATGCTGAATCCGCAAACGAACGAGTGGTCCGTCAGCGACAGGGACGAGGCGGCCAgcgaaggagcaggaggccatAGGAGTCGCACCAAGTCGTCTGCAATGGATGAGAGCCAAGCAAAGGCGGAGTCGAGCACGGCCAAGCACGAGTATGGTCTGGTTGAGGTGCTTCGATGGCCGTACGAGAacgatttgctgctgcagtgcatTGATCGCGAGATCCTGCCAGAGTTTCTAATGGATCTGCTCTGTGCGGAGACAGTTAGCCTGTCGGATGGGGGAGAGGGAACACGGATCTATGCCAAGCCGAGTGTTTTCTACGCGGGCTGCCTCATCGCCCAGATCCGCGACTTCCGCCAGACGTTTGCCACCTCAACGAATATCTGTGATATGAAGCACATCCTGCTCAGGCCCACAAACGCCACCCTCTTCGCGGAAGTGCAGCAAATAGGCAGCCAGCTGCAGGCGGAGGATAAGCTTGCCCTGGAGAGCCAGTTGGTGTTGGCCACGGCGGAGCCGTTGTGCCTGGAACCGGATCCAAGCATAGGACGGCAGGCCATCAATGCTcagcaccagcgccagctcTTTAACTCGCACGAGCTGCGCCGCCAGATGAAGAAGTTCACCCAGACTGCCATCAATCGCAAGCGCAAGCTGGACCAGTTCACCCACCACCATGGCCTGGAACTGTGCGACTATCTGTCCCGACTGCGTCAGAGGCCTCGTACGGGGAGCAGTAGCGCTGGCGGCAACCCCACTCCGGCCACCGCTCCCACCAACAATCCTCTGGTGGGCGCCATGCTCTCCTCCTTTACCTCAAAGGTGCCTAGGCGGCCTCACGAAGTTATTCGGCCTATTCGTCCCCCGTGCCTGGAATACCCCGCCAATCTCAAGGTGCCCGAGCATGTCATCAGCGTGGAAAAGTATGCAAAGACCTTCGAGCCCCTCAATGAATTCAGCGAGGCATGCAAGGATGGCTGCCAGCCCAATTGTCGCCACAACTTCCAGCCCCAACTGATCGAGGAGTACGTGCTGGAGACTGAGCGGGAGGCCAACGAGGGACGGCGGGCGCTGTACCACATCAAACTGTCCATCTACCAGCGTCCCTCCGATGCGGAATACCTCGGCGAACTGTATGTGGATAGGGACTTTCGCGAGGGGGAACGCAATGGCGAGTCCTGCCGTTTTGCCCTGGGCACTCGTGTGCATGCCAATCGATACATTCAGCAATTTCGCGAGATCTTCACGGAGGAGGGGCGCAAGGCGGTCAAGATAACGCATTTGATACCGGGACATGTGCCAATTGTCACCCACACGGGGCTGACCAACGAGCAGCGGcttcttctgcagcagcagcagcaacaacagcagcagcagaggcaagcgcaattgcagcagcagcaacaacaacaacagcagcagcaacaacatgtgGTCGTGGTCGgcaacacacagcagcaacagcagcaacatcaacaacaacaaccacaacagcagcatcagcaacaacaacagccacaacaattaTCTGCCACTGTGCACCATGTGCCCCTGCCGCGCCAACAAATCACCCAAAAGACTCTCAACCTACAAAGTGGCAATATAATCAACGTGCAGCAAAACATACGGCAacagcctcagcagcaacaacagcagccgcagcagcagccgcaaacgTACACCGTTGAAGGagcgcaacagcaacaggcgaCCACACAACAGATAGttccgcaacagcagcagcagcagcacatacagctgcagcagttggcCACCGGAAGCAGCAACTCTGCCACAACCACCCACCAAGTGAGCCTGAGCAATGGATCCCTAGTACTGGTACAACAGCAGACCCAGCaaccgcagcaacaacaacaacaacagcagcagcagctgacgcaAGCCCTGCAGCACTCAGGCATAACTATTCAACCAGCCAGcattcaacagcagcagcagcag
- the LOC117894320 gene encoding mediator of RNA polymerase II transcription subunit 12 isoform X4 gives MQSLDSSCQEADFIINDTLKKLKGSNNSDHAPGLAHAVVHGTGVLQQQFVQYQPASSPSHQLQSQQTQSYHHLHTALQQQQQSSPAVTVGFPTSSKSYLETSLLQAIPQIPAQPPICIFDDDDSPPDGGGAAIGGSLGILTEPTSATPTGLPTAIAPSPSSCSSSTTTLSNFNSITSPSPVVPDLLLSTPPGVNSSLSNNSTAAAATTTATTTTASKKPEKRPASANSSSSSGGHHLHHHHLHNQSHNHHGGVHGASPTSSPSKRQKSNSNSTSKECSSSSRSSALSSAPSSSSSSSTARAGAGAASNNNNSTSSSSKGSSVCPPGSTKFFNLHEKIKDLYMQLLSNDINYFAETGLKQRTRSFTLERLVEREKLNTIVVNLYPGNKGYSLALHYDEHVMLNPQTNEWSVSDRDEAASEGAGGHRSRTKSSAMDESQAKAESSTAKHEYGLVEVLRWPYENDLLLQCIDREILPEFLMDLLCAETVSLSDGGEGTRIYAKPSVFYAGCLIAQIRDFRQTFATSTNICDMKHILLRPTNATLFAEVQQIGSQLQAEDKLALESQLVLATAEPLCLEPDPSIGRQAINAQHQRQLFNSHELRRQMKKFTQTAINRKRKLDQFTHHHGLELCDYLSRLRQRPRTGSSSAGGNPTPATAPTNNPLVGAMLSSFTSKVPRRPHEVIRPIRPPCLEYPANLKVPEHVISVEKYAKTFEPLNEFSEACKDGCQPNCRHNFQPQLIEEYVLETEREANEGRRALYHIKLSIYQRPSDAEYLGELYVDRDFREGERNGESCRFALGTRVHANRYIQQFREIFTEEGRKAVKITHLIPGHVPIVTHTGLTNEQRLLLQQQQQQQQQQRQAQLQQQQQQQQQQQQHVVVVGNTQQQQQQHQQQQPQQQHQQQQQPQQLSATVHHVPLPRQQITQKTLNLQSGNIINVQQNIRQQPQQQQQQPQQQPQTYTVEGAQQQQATTQQIVPQQQQQQHIQLQQLATGSSNSATTTHQVSLSNGSLVLVQQQTQQPQQQQQQQQQQLTQALQHSGITIQPASIQQQQQQVKGPSVIGANSALRAQLNSNVPILQSQLKAQQQQQLMQKQQQQQTTASSNNNNNNNNNSNNNMNNTAIHPNPAINAIMNSIMNSANQYQQQQQQQQQQQQQHGGPTTNSNHIATTGSSGGNNNIGSNAATLKNSSNASILNLLNSAPAAMTSTPVASGTFTTSTGQQQQPQTLTLVQHQQQQQSAPSTSDVGTATYVQTTRGTPTLLTAQRKQQSSEVLQNLLNANRKIAGSGGTTTTTFRTNSAGNLIAVNLNPATQAQHQQTVDGGGQTVRVSMSALASQLASPPAVMTNPTTSYTVISSGNSAAAAAAWIQSPTGPVQQRILSTLRRDSTTAPPNAIVVGMAAPSPGSDSNASNASGFAVPNNLASSSSGGGGGVGTLSALLTNAATPSPSGSDHSQSSQSHQNQALLERLSNVTSNVSAVAMPHMSPQQPTATQQFITKTIVHSPATSSIHSPMSSPHPQPSASPQQHHQQQHQQTQQQQTTATLNLQGINLSQLQGAMANFAGLQNVQVQIPGFTQPISLQFSGNSLQQQQQQTGNSATGAGTTQGQQRSVLVSVPVSSQQHQQLPHTITLQTQSHQQQQQQAPPTGTIVSLPSTVGGTQTVVITNNAGGGGGSGSGNGGGGGGGGGGSTTAMLTLPIV, from the exons ATGCAAAGCCTGGACTCATCGTGCCAAGAAGCCGAC TTTATTATAAATGACACGCTGAAGAAGTTGAAGGGCTCCAACAACTCTGACCATGCCCCTGGACTAGCTCATGCCGTGGTCCACGGCACGGGcgttctccagcagcagtttgTCCAGTACCAGCCAGCTTCCTCCCCCAGTCAccagctgcagtcgcagcaAACGCAGTCCTACCATCACCTCCACACGGcgctccagcaacagcagcagtcgtccCCAGCCGTCACTGTTGGCTTCCCGACGAGCAGTAAATCGTATCTGGAGACCAGCCTGTTGCAAGCCATACCACAGATTCCTGCCCAACCGCCCATCTGCATCTTCGATGACGATGATTCGCCTCCCGATGGTGGAGGGGCCGCTATTGGGGGCTCCCTGGGCATACTCACTGAGCCGACATCGGCCACGCCCACCGGCCTGCCCACAGCGATTGCCCCGTCGCCGTCATCATGCTCATCCTCGACAACGACGCTGTCGAATTTCAACTCAATCACATCGCCCTCGCCCGTAGTTCCGGACTTGTTGTTGTCCACGCCGCCAGGCGTCAACTCCAGCCTAAGCAATAACTCGACTGCCGCAGCTgcaacgacgacggcgacgacgacgacggccaGCAAGAAACCAGAGAAGCGGCCCGCCTCTGCCAATTCAAGCTCCTCCTCTGGGGGCCATCACCTGCACCACCATCACCTACACAATCAGTCACACAATCACCACGGGGGTGTACATGGCGCCTCGCCCACGTCGTCGCCCAGCAAGAGGCAAAagtccaacagcaacagcaccagcaaggAGTGCAGCTCCTCTAGTCGCAGCTCAGCTTTATCCTCAGCCccatcctcctcgtcgtcgtcgtctacAGCGCGCGCTGGCGCCGGCGCTgcctccaacaacaacaatagcaccTCGTCCTCGTCGAAGGGCTCCTCGGTGTGCCCACCGGGCAGCACGAAGTTCTTTAATCTCCACGAGAAAATCAAGGATCTGTACATGCAGCTGCTAAGCAACGACATTAACTACTTTGCCGAGACAGGG CTTAAGCAGCGCACGCGATCGTTCACACTGGAGCGGCTGGTGGAGCGGGAGAAACTCAACACGATCGTGGTGAACCTCTATCCTGGCAACAAGGGATACTCGCTGGCCCTGCACTACGATGAGCATGTGATGCTGAATCCGCAAACGAACGAGTGGTCCGTCAGCGACAGGGACGAGGCGGCCAgcgaaggagcaggaggccatAGGAGTCGCACCAAGTCGTCTGCAATGGATGAGAGCCAAGCAAAGGCGGAGTCGAGCACGGCCAAGCACGAGTATGGTCTGGTTGAGGTGCTTCGATGGCCGTACGAGAacgatttgctgctgcagtgcatTGATCGCGAGATCCTGCCAGAGTTTCTAATGGATCTGCTCTGTGCGGAGACAGTTAGCCTGTCGGATGGGGGAGAGGGAACACGGATCTATGCCAAGCCGAGTGTTTTCTACGCGGGCTGCCTCATCGCCCAGATCCGCGACTTCCGCCAGACGTTTGCCACCTCAACGAATATCTGTGATATGAAGCACATCCTGCTCAGGCCCACAAACGCCACCCTCTTCGCGGAAGTGCAGCAAATAGGCAGCCAGCTGCAGGCGGAGGATAAGCTTGCCCTGGAGAGCCAGTTGGTGTTGGCCACGGCGGAGCCGTTGTGCCTGGAACCGGATCCAAGCATAGGACGGCAGGCCATCAATGCTcagcaccagcgccagctcTTTAACTCGCACGAGCTGCGCCGCCAGATGAAGAAGTTCACCCAGACTGCCATCAATCGCAAGCGCAAGCTGGACCAGTTCACCCACCACCATGGCCTGGAACTGTGCGACTATCTGTCCCGACTGCGTCAGAGGCCTCGTACGGGGAGCAGTAGCGCTGGCGGCAACCCCACTCCGGCCACCGCTCCCACCAACAATCCTCTGGTGGGCGCCATGCTCTCCTCCTTTACCTCAAAGGTGCCTAGGCGGCCTCACGAAGTTATTCGGCCTATTCGTCCCCCGTGCCTGGAATACCCCGCCAATCTCAAGGTGCCCGAGCATGTCATCAGCGTGGAAAAGTATGCAAAGACCTTCGAGCCCCTCAATGAATTCAGCGAGGCATGCAAGGATGGCTGCCAGCCCAATTGTCGCCACAACTTCCAGCCCCAACTGATCGAGGAGTACGTGCTGGAGACTGAGCGGGAGGCCAACGAGGGACGGCGGGCGCTGTACCACATCAAACTGTCCATCTACCAGCGTCCCTCCGATGCGGAATACCTCGGCGAACTGTATGTGGATAGGGACTTTCGCGAGGGGGAACGCAATGGCGAGTCCTGCCGTTTTGCCCTGGGCACTCGTGTGCATGCCAATCGATACATTCAGCAATTTCGCGAGATCTTCACGGAGGAGGGGCGCAAGGCGGTCAAGATAACGCATTTGATACCGGGACATGTGCCAATTGTCACCCACACGGGGCTGACCAACGAGCAGCGGcttcttctgcagcagcagcagcaacaacagcagcagcagaggcaagcgcaattgcagcagcagcaacaacaacaacagcagcagcaacaacatgtgGTCGTGGTCGgcaacacacagcagcaacagcagcaacatcaacaacaacaaccacaacagcagcatcagcaacaacaacagccacaacaattaTCTGCCACTGTGCACCATGTGCCCCTGCCGCGCCAACAAATCACCCAAAAGACTCTCAACCTACAAAGTGGCAATATAATCAACGTGCAGCAAAACATACGGCAacagcctcagcagcaacaacagcagccgcagcagcagccgcaaacgTACACCGTTGAAGGagcgcaacagcaacaggcgaCCACACAACAGATAGttccgcaacagcagcagcagcagcacatacagctgcagcagttggcCACCGGAAGCAGCAACTCTGCCACAACCACCCACCAAGTGAGCCTGAGCAATGGATCCCTAGTACTGGTACAACAGCAGACCCAGCaaccgcagcaacaacaacaacaacagcagcagcagctgacgcaAGCCCTGCAGCACTCAGGCATAACTATTCAACCAGCCAGcattcaacagcagcagcagcaggtgaagGGGCCATCGGTCATTGGTGCCAACTCTGCTCTGCGTGCCCAGCTGAACTCCAATGTGCCAATTTTG CAATCGCAGCTGAaggctcagcagcagcagcagctaatgcaaaagcagcagcaacaacagacaaCTGCCTCCagtaataacaataacaataacaacaacaacagtaacaacaatATGAACAATACGGCCATACATCCGAATCCTGCAATCAATGCCATAATGAACAGCATCATGAACTCCGCAAATCAgtaccaacagcaacagcagcagcaacaacagcagcagcagcagcacg GCGGGCCCACGACAAACAGCAATCACATTGCAACAaccggcagcagcggcggcaacaataACATCGGAAGCAATGCCGCCACGCTGAAGAACTCCAGCAACGCCTCAATTCTGAACCTGCTCAACAGTGCCCCAGCTGCCATGACGAGCACACCAGTGGCCAGTGGAACCTTTACCACCTCCaccgggcagcagcagcagccacagacactgACGCTCgtgcaacaccagcagcagcagcagtcagctCCGAGTACCTCTGATGTAGGCACAGCCACTTATGTGCAGACAACCCGTGGCACGCCCACGCTGCTGACGGCCCAGCGGAAGCAGCAGTCCAGTGAGGTTCTGCAGAATCTGCTGAATGCCAACCGAAAGATCGCGGGAAGcggcggcaccaccaccaccacattTCGGACCAACTCTGCAGGCAATCTGATAGCCGTCAACCTCAATCCGGCCACGCAggcgcagcaccagcagacgGTAGATGGCGGCGGCCAGACGGTGCGAGTGTCCATGTCGGCGCTGGCTTCGCAGCTGGCCTCTCCGCCAGCCGTGATGACCAATCCCACCACAAGCTATACGGTGATCTCGTCGGGCAACAgcgctgcggcggctgcggcctGGATTCAGAGTCCTACGGGGCCAGTGCAGCAGCGTATTCTGAGCACTCTGAGAAGGGACAGCACCACAGCGCCTCCCAATGCTATTGTGGTGGGGATGGCCGCCCCCTCGCCAGGCAGCGATTCCAATGCCTCGAATGCCAGCGGGTTCGCAGTGCCCAATAACCTGGCGTCGAGCAgcagtggtggtggcggcggggTAGGAACCCTTTCCGCTCTGCTGACAAACGCTGCGACTCCCTCACCCTCGGGGTCGGATCACTCGCAGTCCTCGCAGTCGCATCAGAACCAGGCGCTGCTGGAGCGTCTCAGTAATGTTACCTCCAACGTATCCGCCGTGGCCATGCCACATATGTCGCCGCAGCAACCTACGGCGACGCAGCAGTTCATCACCAAAACCATCGTCCACTCTCCCGCCACATCGTCCATACACTCGCCCATGTCTAGTCCGCATCCGCAGCCCTCAGCCTCgccccagcagcaccaccagcagcagcaccagcagacgcagcagcaacaaaccaCCGCCACACTTAACCTGCAGGGCATCAATCTGTCACAGCTGCAGGGTGCCATGGCCAACTTTGCCGGCCTTCAGAATGTTCAAGTGCAGATTCCCGGCTTCACTCAGCCCATCTCGCTGCAGTTCTCAGGCAACAgtttgcagcaacagcagcagcagacgggaAACTCGGCGACGGGTGCGGGCACAACGCAGGGCCAGCAGAGGAGTGTTCTGGTGTCGGTTCCCGTCtcgagccagcagcaccagcaactgCCACACACCATCACGCTGCAGACGCAgtcacaccagcagcagcagcagcaagctcCGCCAACGGGTACGATAGTCAGTCTGCCCTCGACAGTGGGCGGCACACAGACGGTGGTCATCACGAACAACGCAGGTGGCGGTGGAGGGAGCGGCAGTGGAaatggtggtggcggcggcggtggaggaggaggatcaaCAACGGCCATGCTAACCCTACCCATTG TTTGA